The Paenibacillus mucilaginosus 3016 genome includes the window TTGGGGCAGCCGCCCCTGCACGCGCAGCTGGAGCAAGCGTTACGTTCGAGCCAGGTGCACGAACGGCATGGCATACTCATCCCCTGGGTCAGACTTTGATTGTAACTGCGGGCAGCGGACGGGTTCAACGCTGGGGAGGTCCTATGGAGGAGATTCGTCCAGGTGATGTGGTCTGGTTCCCGCCGGGTGAGAAACATTGGCATGGTGCTTCTCCAACCACAGCTATGACTCACATTGCCATTCAAGAGCATCTTGACGGTAAGGCCGTCGATTGGATGGAGAAGGTCAGTGACGATCAATACAATACCTGACTACGCGGAATCATACAGAAAAAAAGGTGGAATACAGGGGATGAGGATAGGAGACGAATGATGAAAGCTGAACGAAAGAACCTGCTGGTTTTGATTCTGGCAGTAGGGGTATTCGGTATTCTTAATACGGAAATGGGCGTAATTGGGGTGCTGCCGTTAATTGCCGATAAATTTAATGTCAGTATATCCAGCGCAGGGTTGGTCGTAAGCCTATTTGCACTTGCTGTTGCCCTATCTGGTCCAACTATGCCTTTGCTGTTTTCACGCATGAATCGTAAGACGACCATGTTACTTGTATTAGGCGTTTTCATATTGAGTAACATCGTTTCCGCACTTACAACGAACTTTACAGTATTATTAATTGCTCGTGTGATCCCGGCTTTGTTCCATCCTATTTATGTATCATTGGCCTTTACGGTCGCTGCTGCATCGGTTCGTAAGGAAGAGGTCCCCAAAGCGGTTTCGAAAATATTCATTGGCGTATCTGCAGGGATGGTACTAGGAGTCCCCGTCACGAGCATAGCTGCTGCTGCAACCTCCCTAAGTTTGGCCATGTTATTCTTCGCCATCGTCCATATTGTCGTCTTCATAACAACACTCCTTTTTGTCCCATCCATGCCTGTTCGTGAACCACTTTCTTACGGGGCACAAGTAAGCGTACTGAAAAAAACAATGACCTGGCTATCGATTACCGCTGTCATTTTGATGAATGGAGCCGTATTCGGTGTTTATAGTTACCTTTCAGAGTATCTTGAGACCATTACGAAGATGACTTGGAATACAATTAGCTTCATGCTGCTTCTATACGGTACTGCCAATATGATTGGAAACATTCTTGCAGGGAAGCTGCTTACTAAAAATGCCTTCAAAACGGCAGCCATTTTTCCTTTTGCATTAGGAGCGGTTTACATCATCTGGTACTGGGCAGGTCATTTCAGCGTGCTAATGGCCATCATTGTTTTGCTTTGGGGAATCTTGGCTGGGATAGGGGCGAATATCAACCAATACTGGATTACGTCCGCAGCTCCAGAGGCTTCTGAGTTCGCTAATGGGTTATTTTTGACATCCGCCAATTTAGGAACAACATTCGGCTCCACTATTTGTGGCCTAATCATCTCAGGATGGGGGATCCAATACATTGTTTTTGGGGGATTTCTATTTTTAATAGGAAGTGCGGCTTCCATATTTCTAAGGAACTCCCTATGTAACCCTGCAAAACAATTCTCCTGACGGCTCACCATTTGACTATTCTAATGTAAATGGATCAAAATAAAGGAAGTAAAATCTAATGACAAGACGTATCTTCATGAAATGGCTCTCGCCGCGGTTGAGGCAGGTGCTCTATCCATGATCGGGAAGGATTAGGGGAAAAATAATGATTTATGTATTCGTATTGCTGGCCGCAGCAGGAGTGATCGCTGCATTGTTTCTTAACCTACATCCCGTATTCGGAGGAAACTTAGATAAGGAACAACAAGAACGGTATCGTAAGTTTGAGAATTATAATAACGGGAAGTTTGTCAATCAGGTGCCAACCAAGATGGATATGGGGGTATCGGAGTATTTTTCCATGATTAAGGATTCTATTGTAGGCGCTAAGGACCGTAATCCTGCTGGGAAACTTCCTGTTTCCGTAATCGATTGGGGCAAAATAAATAGCGTAGAGGATAGCCTGACCTAGTTTGGGCATTCTGCGTTTTTACTCAGCATTGATAATAAAAAGATTCTTGTAGACCCGATGTTTGGGCCGGTTGCATCCCCTGTATCTTTTGCAGGAAGCAAACGTTATAGCGAAGATCTGCTGCATCTCATGGATGAACTGCCACCTATTGATGCCGTTTTTATTACCCATGATCATTATGATCACTTGGATTATCCATCCATTCAAAAGCTGAAAGGAAAGGTATCTCACTTTTTCGTTCCTTACGGTGTAAGTACGCACTTGATTCGATGGGGTGTGGAAGAAGACAAAATTACAGAATTCAATTGGTGGGATGAAGCAGAGTTCCAAGGGCTCACCGTTGCCTTGACCCCATCCAAACACTTCTCCGGAAGAGGACTCTTCAATCGGGATACGACGTTATGGGGTGGTTGGGTGATTTTGGGCAAAACTACTCGTTTCTATACCAGCGGGGATGGTGGCTATGATTCACACTTTAAAGAGATCGGGAATAAATACGGACCCTTTGATATCGCGTTAATGGAAGGAGGGCAATATGATCGGCGCTGGTCCTGGGTTCATATGACACCTGAAGAAGCGGTACAGGCTAACGTGGATGTCCATGGGAAACAGATGATGTTAATTCATTGGGGAGCGTTTACCCTGGCATATCATGGTTGGACAGAACCTATTGAACGGGCCTTAGCAGAGGGAAAGAAAACAAATGTGAATCTCATTGCACCTCAAATTGGGGAGACCGTTTTGCTGACTGAGAATTTATCGGTTCCTGTATCAACCTGGTGGAAAAAGCACTTGCCTTAACGGCTATCAGTTGCAACCGCCAAAGGAGAGGCCGATATGCCTCCCTTACTATTCCAGCTGTATATGGAACAAGTAGATCAGTGAAACCACAATAGGTATGGAAAGTCCATATGCAATCAACGGCTTTGTATGATGAAGCCGAATCATCGGAAACATCATCATATCAAACAAGATGGAATACCTGAGACTCCAATTGTTCTGGTACGAGATTCTACCCATGGAGAGTAATACCCATTCCCCAGATGCGTAAATGGCAATCCATAGGCCGAAGTGAATAAGCTTTCTGCCAATGGTTTTGGGATACAAGGACAGGAATATGAGGACTGAAAGAGGCATGGTTACCAGAGCATAAACCACAACGGTTACTGTTTGATTGTAAAGGAAGTCGGGATGGAACTTCCACATGGTTTGATCCTTTGTAAGGTACTCATAAAGGAGTCCTCCTGCTGTGATAAATAGCATAGAGGGGTGATAAAGTCTCCAGTTCTTCCAATCGCCCCAACGCCAGGCAGCGAGAATAATCAATATGGAATAAGCAACATGCATAAGCAGTTTCCTCCAGCAGCTAACCATATAATTTCTAATGTGTTCATGACAAATTCATCGATAGTAAACCGTTCAAGCCCACTCCGGGCCTGACCTGTTCTTCGTGCGGTTATAACAATGCTTCACCATATAATAAAACCACACCGTAAAGGCCTGTGAGGTTAAATAAAACACGAAAGAATACCCGAACTGCCACCCCTTCCCGTAATTATAAAGATGGAAAAAGGTAACAGAAACCCATTCGTAAGCAACTCCGGCAAGAGACCAAGCGAGTACGTACCAAGTGATCCGGATCCCCTTCGGCTTCCACCAATCAAACAGATAAAGAAACATATAAGCAAACGGGCTGTACAGAAGGAAATTCACTAAATCAAACCATTCATACATCGGGAGATCGTTAACATCGTACATATCCACCGGCGGGAGACCGAGGTGAAAGTCTACAAACAGGGCGGTTCCGCTTCCAATGACCAGAAATACGAATGAGACGATCGTCGGAAAGCGCCGCGGCAGAATCAGTACAAGCGCAAACATAATCAACAAGGAAATTATCGAAAACCACTCGTTGCCGTCAAAGTGCACGGGTAATCTCATATCCTCACTTCCTTTCGGGAGATGGACCGGATCCCTTTAAAAGCTAACCCCAACACCACCAGATTCAAGGCCCAATTGGCAAAGGAGTACCATAACCTCCAATGTAGGCTATGGCTGAGGAGGCCAAGCACTTCGCCCAAGTATTCCAGGCCGACAAAAAGCGCGGCGAACATAGCCCCGTTCAGAAGCTTCTTCCACCTCCGGTCCAGCGATACGTGAAGCTCCAGGAACAGCATCATGCCGAGCGGAACTATAATGCTGCGAATAGTATCGTATACCAGATAGTCTATCCAATGGTGCGAGAATTCGACTAGCTTGTAGTTTAATCCGATCAGCCAAAAAAAGTTGTTCTGAAGCAATACGGTTAAAACCCATACGATAATTCCTTCGAAGACATGCAGTCGGCGTTTCGTTACGGAAAATGTAAGAATGAGCAGCACGGATAGACTGCAGAAAATCAGGATAGCCAACCGATTCCCACCTTTTTACATGCAGATTGATACTATTATTCCTCACCCCCGGATAGGTTATCCGATTCCTATAGCTTGCTTTTAACCTGCTATCCTGACAATAAGCAGTGGAAATGTGATATTTGTATGGATATCAGGTAAAATTAAACCAAACCTGCTTATGAAAACGAAATGGGGTTAATGAATGAAGACAGAGAACAAACAACTCGCCTTATTAAAAAGGGGATTACGAGGACTTGCCGTAATCATGGGGGGATTTATCACGGCTTATGGACTTGAGGCCGTATTGATTCCGAACAACGTCTCCGACGGCGGTATAACGGGTTTAAGCATCGTGGGATTCGAGCTTACCGGATTGCCCCTGGGACTGTTGATCGCTGTTCTTAATATTCCGTTTATATTCCTGGGATACAAGCAAATCGGAAAAAGCTTTGCCATTTACTCCGTGATCGGTATTGCCTCACTGGCCGTCGGCACTGTCGTTTTGCATCACATCTCGCCCATCATTGAAGGCGATACGCTGCTCGTAACCGTTGTCGGAGGTATTATTATCGGCTTTGGAATGGGTTTGGCACTGCGGAATGGCGGCGCATTGGATGGGATTGATATGCTGGCCGTACTGCTCTCCCGAAAACTTCCCTTCGGTACAAGCGATTTGATCTTATTCCTGAATATGTTTGTGTTTATCGTCGTCTCGACGGTATTCGGCCTTCAAGGGGCCTTTTTGTCAGCCATTGCTTATTATATCGCCTCCAAAGTGATTCATATCGTTGAAGAAGGCTTAAGCGGCGCCAAAACATTTAAAATTATCACCAAACATCCCGAAACCATGGTAGAGACCATTCGTGACCGCTTAGGTCGGGGTGCTACATACAATCTCGTGCAGGGCGGATATTCCAACGAACAGTTCAGAGAAATCACTTGCGTCATTAACCGGCTGGAAGAAAGCAAGATGAAAGAAATCATTTATGAAATTGACCCGAGTGCATTTGTTATGGTATACGATGTTGCCGAAGTGAGAGGCGGAAACTTCAAGAAACACGATATTCACTAAATGGCTTTGTGAGATAATCGATTACACGAATCTGAACGGCGATTTATATGAACTGGCGAGTCATTTTGTTCAGCAAATGAATACACCGCTGGGTAAACAAATGCTCTCGTTATTGATCTCGACTTTACCCGGCAGTTCGCAGATCTCCCAATCCTTTTGGGAAAACCACTCCTTGCCAAAGACGAAGTATTATTGATCATTCAGAAGAATCCTACAATGAAACCCGTGCCATCGAGTTGTGGGACTGGAGTTCCGATAGGCTTGAATTGCCAAGGGATCTCTAAGGGGGAAAATGGAAGATGTTCAACTGAGCAATCGGAAAGAAATCAATGCATGATTTCATTGCTATAATGGCTAGTACTTAGTGTCATAGGTTTCAAGAAGGCATGTCAAAGCTTTGGGAGGGATGGACATGAACGAAAACAACGCAGCAAACAAAGTCGGAACGCATGTAGGTGAACGCGAGATTGTGATCACCCGTGTACTTGATGCTCCACGCGCTCTTGTGTTTGATGCTTGGACGAAAGAAGAGCACCTGTCGAAGTGGTGGGGGCCTCGAGGTTTTACCATGACGTTTGAGAAGTTTGAAATGAAACCGGGCGGTACATGGCAGTTTATCATGCACGGTCCTGATGGCGTTGATTATCCCAACACCAACGTGTTTGTCGAGGTCGTTAGACCCAAGCGAATCGTCATCCAACATGCAGTGTTTCCCCACTTTTTGGCGACAGCAAGCTTTGAGGATCAAGATGGTAGGACCACACTCACTTATCGAACAGTCTTTGACGAGACTGACGCAGTATTCGATAAGGTGAAAACCTACGCCGTCCCAGGTGCCGAACAGACCCTGGATCGTCTTGAGGAGCATCTGGCAAGTCTATCTTGAATGGCAAAAACCAAACAGAGTCCAAGATGATTGGGCTCTGTTTGGTCTGCGTATGGATGGCTACCAGGCGGGTCTCCACAATGATGGAGAGGAACTTCGAGGAGAATTAAGAGTTGATCGCGAGAGCCAGCAAGCTTAGCTGACGATGAGATAAATGACCATGTAGACGACCCAGATCCCAAGGGAGAGGATGTTCAAATAGGACAAGCGGAGAATGTTGGCCTTGGTCTGTTTGGTGTAGTTATCGTTCTCCTCCGTATTCTCTGTCGAGCCTGCCACCTTCAGAGTGGCTATTACACTGATAATCCCGATAAGAGCGAGAAAGGAATAATATATGGTCATGTTGAGGGCCTCCTTTGTGCTTATGGCCTTAGTATAAATGCTAGAAGGAGGCTGTGTTGTGATCTGAATCACTAAACCATGGTTTGCCCTTTTTTTGCACTATCCATGAATTGGTTTACATCAAGCTCCGAATCGTGTACGGTGATCCTAATGGATGGATAACCGAGAATTAAAGGCGGGATGGAGTTGAATACCGAATTTTTGGCTGGTTTTATAGAAACCGCGGACAAGAAAAGTATAGCTAAGGCGAGTGAGGCTCTGCACATCACGCACACGGCTCTGAGCAAGCAGCTGAGAAGTCTGGAGAAGCAGTTCGATGTGCAGCTGTTTGTTCGTTCTTCTCAAGGCGTTGAGCTTACGGAGGCCGGTAAGATTTTGTACGACTCTGCGAAGGGCCTGCTGGATCAGTTGTATGCCCTGGACGATAGGATGAAGCCCTACAAAATCTGGCGCCGCGTCAAAATAGCATCCGTGCCGGATATCGCAACGAAGTATCTGGTATCCTCTGCGCTTACCAAGATCCAAGAGCAGGGTCATGAAGTGGAAATCGTCTACCGTCAGTCGACGAAAGAGGTTTACAAGCTGCTGCTGGAAGGCGAAGTGGACCTAACCGTCGCTGAGCGCTTCTCTATGCATCCGTCCATTTGGACGGGAGAGCTGAATCAAGAAGCATTCTATGTGGTCATGCCGAAGGACCATCCGCTGTCGGTCCAGCACGAAATCGCATTGACCGATTTGAGCGCCCAGCCCCTCGTCCTGTACACCCTCGGGTGCACGATCCGGGCCGCCTTGACGGAGATCTTCACCAGCATGAAGATGCCTATGCACATCAAAACCGAGGTTGGCTTCAGTGAAGTCATCCTCGGTTATGTGGTGAACGGTTCGGGCGTAACGGTACTGCCGGAAGCCTTTATTTCACAGATGTATACCGATCGGCTGGTCTATCGGCGGCTCAATCACCCGGACGCTCATCGGACGATTGCCGTAGCCAGTATGAACCGCTCGAAGGGCCAGCGGATCTTGCGGCTGATGAGTTAGCCCGCCGCCACAGGCTGCTGGATCCCGAAGATTTGAAGCGAAATGTAGGGATACGTGTTATATCGAATCGCAAGCTCCAGCTCAAGCAGGGTGAAGCGTTCGATCGTCCGGTTATTCTCCAATTTGCCTGCTTGAAGGAAGCGGAACGGAAGGGCTTTGACGTGCTCCAGGAAGGTTTGAACCGCATTTTCATCGTTTCCTGTAACAAGGACATCACTCTGCTGCCCTTGGCACAGGGGCTCTTCCACGACCTTGAAGAAGGTATTCTTAAAGGCTCCGATGACGGCCGAAGCCGGCAGGAGGGACTGGAGCTGCTCGGCGGAGGATTCTCCCCAGGAAGTGGTGAACCCGCTGAAGTCGGAGTTGAACGGATTGGATATATCGACTACGATTTTTCCTTGAAGCTGATCCTTATGTGCCACAGCCCAGTCCTTCAGAATCGAAGCATGGAAGGCGGGAATGATCAGGTCCGCCTGCAGGGCTTCTTCATTCGTGCATACCGTTACATTCGAAAGCTGGAGCTCACGCACCAGCTGCTCCGCTTCCTCCGGATTCCGCGAACCCCACAAGATACGAGATTGTCCGTGCGTGCTCAGCTGCTTCACCAGTGCTTTCCCCATATTCCCAGTACCCAGAACCGAAATCGTCTTTGTCATGATTATCACTCCTCTTTGTTATTGATATCATCTTACCAAGCATAGGGAGCTCACAGAAGTTCCGGAATGTCGGAGCCATGCAACTTTTGGTTTCGGCGGATACCGGGGCTGTATGATTGCATATGAGAATGCAGTAAAGGAAGGGTTAGAAGCAGCAACGCGCCTATATCATTGAAACCGTAATTTATATCTTTGGGAACAGCTATCCATATCACCCCGGCATCATCAAGAACAGCTCGTTTTATGACAGTAATTTGGGGGCGCTTACCTCCAATATGCTGGCGGTTCCCGTTTTAAGTACATATTACGCCTTGTTCCGTTTGCGCTGGAAAGGATACCTGATCATCATCGTGTCCCTCGCTGCGGTAGAAGCATGGTTTGTGAAGCTGCAAATGTATACTTTGTTCTGGTGGCGGATCGAGTATACATCGATCGGATTAGGTGTGTTTTTGATTTTCGTGAGGATGGTATATCAACGTATGCTGCAGCCCTTAACAGGATGGGTTCACTTTGTTCTTCTTTACTTATGCACCGCACCCCTGCTGGGCACGTTTCATATCACTTACAAACGGCAGGCTTGCTTGTCATGAACACCTGGTGGGATCCATGGTATTACACCTTGTTTCCGGCCCTTGTTTATCGTATCGCCGAAGGAATCAGCCGCCGTCTTTCAAGGATCTCCCATGCCGCACACAACTCATCTGTGACTTGATATTAGTACGGCTCGTCCCGTCGTTTATGCAGGGCGGCTGTGCTTTTTTGTTTCCATGGCTCCACAGCGCATAGCCCCGCGGTTCCTGTCTCATCCTATGAACAGTTCAGAATTCACCAAGAGATGAAGGAGCAGGAGCCCAACATGATGAAACATTGGCGTAATGTAACGATACTCGCAGTAGCCTCTTCCCTGGTGCTGACCACCGGATGCGGTCCGACGCTGTCCAAAGAACAGCAGCAGAGCCAGCAGCAGGGCATTCCGAGCACGAACGGACAGGCAGCGAACCGGCTGAAGAGCGAGCAGAGCAACGGAGTGAAGCAGCTGGGCACAGGGGGAACGACCCGGATCCAGGCTGCCGGCGGCAGCTCGCAGATTACGGTACCGGTCGTGGACGTGAACGGTACCGCCTATGTGGTTGGTTCGGATTTTGCGAAGAGCCTCGGCTATGATTTTGACTGGGATGCGGAGCGCAATGTGTTCCAGCTGGGGGACCATGATGCGGCGTATGAGTTCACGGCCGGATCCCCTCAGGCGGAGAAAGAAGACCGGAAGGTCTCGATGAACGAGCCTGTGCTGCTTCAGAACTCGCAGGTCCTGCTGCCGGTGGCGTCTCTGACAAGCCTGATGCAGGAGGAGCTGTCCATCCAGAAGCAGGACAAGAACATCGTGATTACGGCGTCGGATATGGCGGTAGAGGGGTCGATCGACGGACCGGATGAAGCGAATACCGGGGCGGAGCTGGACTTCGAGGATGATCCTACGGATCCGTTCAAAGGCGTGGAAGAGGATGCTTCCCCGACCATGGGCGCCTTGGAGGCCGAGGGAGTCAGCATCACCGTGGATGAGGATGCCGTACCGGTTCTCAAGAATATCAACGTACCGGGGATGATCGCGCAGGCCAAGCGCTACCTGGGTGTGAAGTACGACTTCGGGGCGAAGCCTTATCAACAGTCGGGCCGCTTCGACTGCTCCACTTATACGAGATACATTTTCGGAAAATACGGAATCAGCCTGCCGCGCACAGCCCGGGCTCAAGCCAGATTGGGCACATCGGTCAGCCGGAAGTCGCTCCGTAAGGGGGATCTGATGTTCTTCTATGTGCCGGGCCGCTTCAAGACGAACAAGACGGTCGGCCATGTCGGCATCTATATGGGCAATCAGCTCATGATTCACGCGTCTCCCAAGCCGAAGGATGGCGTGCAGATCACGAACATCAACAAAGCGTACTGGAAAAGAACGTATTTGTCGGCCAAGCGGTTTGTGTATTAATCCTGCAGCGAATGGCAGTGCAGGGAAAAGTCAAAAGAACGGAAACCACCCCAAGGACCCATGGTCCCTGGGGTTTTTCATTAGAGCAGACCTCAGGTCTACACAAAGATATGTTCGACTTCCAGATCCCGGCGTTCGGACAAATCGACGAATTCTCCGTCAAAGTTGACCAGCGGACGGAAAAAGTCGCTCGGGTTCGTCATGACGATCGTACCGATTTCACCGGTCAGCAGCTGTATCTTTTTGTTGATGAAATTCGGAATCATGTGACGGATGAACACCTGCGTAATCTCGGGATCGAGCTCCCCGAAGCTGCAGCGGTACAGCTCCCTTAAGACGTACAGCAGGTCGCGTTTCTTCTGATACACCCGCGTGGAGATCATCGCGCTGTAAATATCCGCCACAGCGACGATCTTGGCCATCGGATGGATGGCTTCCCTGCGGAGCTTGAGCGGATAACCGGAACCGTCGAAGCGCTCGTGATGCTGCAGCGCGGCCATGGTGATCTCTTCGGGGAAACCGGAGCGCTTCAGAATGTCGTAGCCGAAGACGGTATGCTTCTTGATCTCATCATATTCCTCCGCGGTCAAGCGGCTCGGCTTCTGAAGGATCGCACGGTCAATGCGGCATTTGCCGATATCGTGCAGATAGCCGGCACGGCCGGCCAGGAGGGCCTTTTCCTCGGTCTGTCCCATCCACTTGGCGATATAGTAGGAGATCATGCCTACCTGCACGCTGTGCTGGTATGTATAATCGTCGCGGTTGTTCAAGACGAGAAGCAGGGACACGACATCCTTCTCCTCATGAACCCGGCCGGCCAGCGGGTTGAAGCCCCGGGCTACCTGCTCGGGGGAGATGAAGCCTTCTTCGAGCGCTTGCTCGAACGTGATCTTGATGCCGTCGACCGCCTCCTGGTAAGCCGCGATGACGGCCTTCTCCCGGGCCGCTTCCTTCGGCTCGGAAGAGAAGGAGTACGCCTCAGCCGCAGTTGCAGTCGCGGGAGGGGAGGCTACTCCGTCAGGCGGTACGATATCGACCTTATCGATGCCGAGCCGTTGAAGCTTCTCGATGTCGGCGGCGCTTAAGAGGGTGCCGGCGGATAAGACCAGCAGTCCGCTGGGGTGAAAAGCATCCGTGCCGAGGCAGTCCCCGGCACGGACGTTCTTGGTAGGAATCAGCAAGGGTGTCACCTCAGGTCATGATGCGATTGGGTTTGCAGCCGTAAGAGCGGCTGAACTGGATCTATAGAGCAAGGATGAACCGCTTGACCCCTACATGCCGATGTACCGGCTGTATAAGCTTTTCGCTGCAACGGGATCGTCCGTTCCCTGGACGATCATCCGGCCGTCGGGGAAGAGGACCAGGGTCAGATCCCCCTCCAGATGGAGCTTCAGCAGGAAGGGATTGAGCTCCACGCGTCCGGCCTTCTCCAGGCGTGCCGCCCACTCCGGCAGCGAGAGCGTCCCCGGCTGAAGAGGCTGAATCTGCACGGAGTTGCGTCCGCAGAGCGTCTGGATCGTCTCTTCTTCATGAAGGGCATCCAGATAGTCATACTGCTCAAGACCGCAGCAGGGGCAGTCCGCTTTGCGCGCTTTCGTCACGTCGATGGCGGAATAATGGTTATACCACAGGTCCCAATGCACCATACGCCGGTTCAGAGCCTCTTCAGCTCCGGTCAGGAGCTTGAATGCCTCGGCGGCCTGGTGGGAGGCCACGGTATGGATGATGGGCCCGATCACGCCCGCCGTATCGCAGGTTTCGGCCGTTCCCTGGGCCGGAGCCTGGCCGAACATGCAGCGCAGACAGGGGGTCGTTCCCGGGATGACGGTCATGGAGACGCCGCGGGAGCTCACGGCACCGCCATAGATCCACGGGATGCCGTGCTTGACGCTGATATCGTTGATAAGAAAGCGCACAGAGAAATTATCGGTCCCATCCAGAATTAAATGAACATCAGATAATAATTCCTCGGCGTTGACGGGATTGAGGTCCGCCACAACGGGCTCGATGACTACCGACGAGTTTGCCGCCCGCAGACGGGCCGCACCGGCTTCTGCCTTCGGAGCGGAGCCGGAGGCATCGGCCTCGTCGTAGAGCATCTGGCGCTGAAGATTGCTTCGCTCGACGAAGTCCCGGTCGATCAGCCGGACATAGCCGACGCCGCCGCGCACCATATGGTTGGAGAGTACGGTGCCCAGTGCGCCCATCCCCACGATCGCTACGCGGGAGCGAAGAAGCTTCTCTTGGCCTTCCGGGCCGATCGGGGCGAACAGCATCTGGCGGGAATACCGTTCGCGGTCAGGGCCCTCCACCCCGGCTGCCGTGATGGGTTCATTCGTGCTCATGAGGCCGATCCCTCCTCTGCCGGGGCCGTGAGCGGATTCCAGGGGCCCTGCTGATGTCCTTTCCATTCCGAGCCGTCCTCCCAGATCTCCTTCTTCCAGATCGGCACGATCTGCTTGAGCCGCTCGATGGCATACCGGCTCGCATCATAAGAAGCATCCCGGTGGGGGGAGGAGACGGCGATGACCACGCTGATCTCTCCGATCGGAACGGGTCCGAGACGGTGGGTGATGGCGCACAGCGTTCCCGGCCAGCGGGCTTCGATCTCCCCGCCGATCTGTTCCATCGTCTTGAGCGCCATGGGCTCATAGCCTTCATATTCGAGCAGCGTCGTCCGCTGGCCGTGGGTGAACTCCCGGGTCGTACCGACGAAGGAGAGGGCCGCACCGTGGTGCGGACGGATGACTTTGGCAGTCACGTCTTCGACGGAGATCGGGTCGCGGGTAATGATCATGCGGGGGGCCTCGCCCCCGGATACCGGCGGGATCAGCGCGACTTCGTCGCCTGGGGTGATCAGCACGGTCTCGTCCGCATAGGCCTGGTTGACGGCGACGAAGGCCGCCTGGAGCTGTGCAGCAGCTTCAGGATACAGCCCGGCCACGAGCAGTTTGAGTTCACCCGGGCGGATGCCGGCAGGGGTTATA containing:
- a CDS encoding (R)-mandelonitrile lyase, translating into MEIKRIGSQASGKGPSDYFTGTVRIDPLFGAAAPARAAGASVTFEPGARTAWHTHPLGQTLIVTAGSGRVQRWGGPMEEIRPGDVVWFPPGEKHWHGASPTTAMTHIAIQEHLDGKAVDWMEKVSDDQYNT
- a CDS encoding MFS transporter; the protein is MKAERKNLLVLILAVGVFGILNTEMGVIGVLPLIADKFNVSISSAGLVVSLFALAVALSGPTMPLLFSRMNRKTTMLLVLGVFILSNIVSALTTNFTVLLIARVIPALFHPIYVSLAFTVAAASVRKEEVPKAVSKIFIGVSAGMVLGVPVTSIAAAATSLSLAMLFFAIVHIVVFITTLLFVPSMPVREPLSYGAQVSVLKKTMTWLSITAVILMNGAVFGVYSYLSEYLETITKMTWNTISFMLLLYGTANMIGNILAGKLLTKNAFKTAAIFPFALGAVYIIWYWAGHFSVLMAIIVLLWGILAGIGANINQYWITSAAPEASEFANGLFLTSANLGTTFGSTICGLIISGWGIQYIVFGGFLFLIGSAASIFLRNSLCNPAKQFS
- a CDS encoding CBO0543 family protein yields the protein MHVAYSILIILAAWRWGDWKNWRLYHPSMLFITAGGLLYEYLTKDQTMWKFHPDFLYNQTVTVVVYALVTMPLSVLIFLSLYPKTIGRKLIHFGLWIAIYASGEWVLLSMGRISYQNNWSLRYSILFDMMMFPMIRLHHTKPLIAYGLSIPIVVSLIYLFHIQLE
- a CDS encoding CBO0543 family protein, with the protein product MAILIFCSLSVLLILTFSVTKRRLHVFEGIIVWVLTVLLQNNFFWLIGLNYKLVEFSHHWIDYLVYDTIRSIIVPLGMMLFLELHVSLDRRWKKLLNGAMFAALFVGLEYLGEVLGLLSHSLHWRLWYSFANWALNLVVLGLAFKGIRSISRKEVRI
- a CDS encoding YitT family protein, with amino-acid sequence MKTENKQLALLKRGLRGLAVIMGGFITAYGLEAVLIPNNVSDGGITGLSIVGFELTGLPLGLLIAVLNIPFIFLGYKQIGKSFAIYSVIGIASLAVGTVVLHHISPIIEGDTLLVTVVGGIIIGFGMGLALRNGGALDGIDMLAVLLSRKLPFGTSDLILFLNMFVFIVVSTVFGLQGAFLSAIAYYIASKVIHIVEEGLSGAKTFKIITKHPETMVETIRDRLGRGATYNLVQGGYSNEQFREITCVINRLEESKMKEIIYEIDPSAFVMVYDVAEVRGGNFKKHDIH
- a CDS encoding SRPBCC family protein, which encodes MNENNAANKVGTHVGEREIVITRVLDAPRALVFDAWTKEEHLSKWWGPRGFTMTFEKFEMKPGGTWQFIMHGPDGVDYPNTNVFVEVVRPKRIVIQHAVFPHFLATASFEDQDGRTTLTYRTVFDETDAVFDKVKTYAVPGAEQTLDRLEEHLASLS
- a CDS encoding LysR family transcriptional regulator, producing the protein MELNTEFLAGFIETADKKSIAKASEALHITHTALSKQLRSLEKQFDVQLFVRSSQGVELTEAGKILYDSAKGLLDQLYALDDRMKPYKIWRRVKIASVPDIATKYLVSSALTKIQEQGHEVEIVYRQSTKEVYKLLLEGEVDLTVAERFSMHPSIWTGELNQEAFYVVMPKDHPLSVQHEIALTDLSAQPLVLYTLGCTIRAALTEIFTSMKMPMHIKTEVGFSEVILGYVVNGSGVTVLPEAFISQMYTDRLVYRRLNHPDAHRTIAVASMNRSKGQRILRLMS
- a CDS encoding NADPH-dependent F420 reductase, with product MTKTISVLGTGNMGKALVKQLSTHGQSRILWGSRNPEEAEQLVRELQLSNVTVCTNEEALQADLIIPAFHASILKDWAVAHKDQLQGKIVVDISNPFNSDFSGFTTSWGESSAEQLQSLLPASAVIGAFKNTFFKVVEEPLCQGQQSDVLVTGNDENAVQTFLEHVKALPFRFLQAGKLENNRTIERFTLLELELAIRYNTYPYISLQIFGIQQPVAAG
- a CDS encoding C40 family peptidase, with product MMKHWRNVTILAVASSLVLTTGCGPTLSKEQQQSQQQGIPSTNGQAANRLKSEQSNGVKQLGTGGTTRIQAAGGSSQITVPVVDVNGTAYVVGSDFAKSLGYDFDWDAERNVFQLGDHDAAYEFTAGSPQAEKEDRKVSMNEPVLLQNSQVLLPVASLTSLMQEELSIQKQDKNIVITASDMAVEGSIDGPDEANTGAELDFEDDPTDPFKGVEEDASPTMGALEAEGVSITVDEDAVPVLKNINVPGMIAQAKRYLGVKYDFGAKPYQQSGRFDCSTYTRYIFGKYGISLPRTARAQARLGTSVSRKSLRKGDLMFFYVPGRFKTNKTVGHVGIYMGNQLMIHASPKPKDGVQITNINKAYWKRTYLSAKRFVY